One Lycium barbarum isolate Lr01 chromosome 5, ASM1917538v2, whole genome shotgun sequence genomic window carries:
- the LOC132639517 gene encoding uncharacterized protein LOC132639517: MEGKLAGDEPYYPSDDAASFETDPDDIFDDDEGVVEQRVKAKGRKVKNRVVFDKTSKKIVWETGLQFESVNEFRTAVTKYTVHEHVAIEKCINEATRVRVRCVEGCPWLLFASLDSRTNNFVVKTYNPIHTCDPTNRNKLCNTKFLSSHYNERIKEQPNIRIFELQQLIKKELDLYVGRTVCRRARNKVLAELRDDHVLEFGRILDYRDELLRSNPGSTCVVRISDETFEGGKKMFRGFYICFDAMKKSYLAGCRKCIGMDGCFLKGISKGQLLVALCKDGNNQMIPLAWAVVEVENKHNWTWFIRILKEDLQL; encoded by the coding sequence ATGGAAGGTAAGTTGGCTGGTGATGAGCCTTATTACCCCTCAGATGATGCTGCCAGTTTTGAGACTGATCCAGATGACATATTTGATGATGATGAAGGAGTAGTTGAACAGAGAGTAAAAGCAAAAGGAAGGAAGGTGAAAAACAGAGTTGTGTTTGATAAAACCTCCAAGAAAATAGTGTGGGAAACAGGCCTCCAATTTGAAAGTGTTAATGAATTTAGAACTGCAGTTACCAAGTATACAGTCCATGAGCATGTTGCCATTGAAAAATGTATTAATGAAGCTACAAGGGTAAGGGTTAGGTGTGTAGAGGGTTGTCCTTGGCTTTTATTTGCTAGTCTTGACTCTAGGACTAACAACTTTGTGGTGAAGACCTATAATCCAATTCACACGTGTGACCCTACCAATAGGAACAAGCTTTGCAATACCAAATTCTTATCTAGTCACTATAATGAGAGAATAAAGGAACAACCAAACATTAGGATTTTTGAGTTGCAACAGCTCATTAAGAAGGAGTTGGATCTTTATGTTGGTAGAACTGTGTGTAGAAGAGCAAGAAACAAGGTTTTAGCTGAGTTGAGGGATGACCATGTTTTGGAGTTTGGGAGGATTTTAGATTATAGGGATGAGTTGTTAAGATCAAATCCAGGTAGTACATGTGTCGTTAGGATTAGTGATGAGACATTTGAAGGTGGAAAAAAAATGTTTAGAGGATTCTACATATGTTTTGATGCAATGAAAAAGTCATACTTAGCTGGTTGTAGGAAGTGCATTGGTATGGATGGTTGCTTTTTAAAGGGAATCTCAAAAGGTCAATTACTTGTTGCTCTTTGTAAAGATGGAAACAATCAGATGATACCACTGGCCTGGGCAGTAGTTGAGGTTGAGAACAAGCACAATTGGACTTGGTTTATTAGAATTTTAAAGGAAGATCTTCAGCTGTGA